GAGGGCGGCCTCGGCGGCGGCCAGGAAGGCGTCGTTCTCGGCGGGGGTGCCGATGGTGACCCGGACGCCGTCACCCGCGAACGGGCGGACGATCACGCCGCGCGCCTCGCACGCCTTGCCGAAGTCGACGGCCCGGTTGCCCAGCGGCAGCCAGACGAAGTTGGCCTGGCTGGACGGCACGTCCGGGACGAACTTGCGCAGCGCCTCGGTGACCCGGTCCCGCTCGGCGATGACCAGCGCGCAGCGCCGCTCGACCTCGTCGGCCTGGGCCAGCGCCGCCAGCGCCCCGGCCTGGGCGGCCATGCTGGTGGAGAAGGGGGTGACCACCTTGCGCACCGCGGCGGCCACGGCCGGCGCGGCGACCAGGAAGCCGATCCGCAGACCGGCCAGCCCCCACGCCTTGGACAGGGTGCGCAGCACGACCACGTTGGGCCGGTCCAGGTAGGTCAGGCCGTCCGGCACCTCCGGGTCGGTGACGAACTCCCGGTAGGCCTCGTCGATGACGACCAGGACGTCGTCCGGCACCGCGTCGAGGAAGCGGTCCAGCTCGGCCTTGCGTACCGAGGTGCCGGTGGGGTTGTTCGGGTTGCAGACCAGGATCATCCGGGTCCGGTCGGTCACCGCCGCGGCCATCGAGGCCAGGTCGTGGCCGTGCCCGGCGTCGTTGGGCACCCGCACGCTGCTCGCGCCGCTGGTCGCCGCGATGATCGGGTACGCCTCGAACGACCGCCACGAGTAGAGCACCTCGTCGCCGGGCAGGCAGGTGGAGCGGACCAGGTGCTCGGCCAGCGCCACCGAGCCGCAGCCGGTGGCGACCTGGTCGACGTGCACGCCGTACCGGTCGGCGAGGGCCTGGCGCAGCGCCACCACGCCCATGTCGGGGTAACGGTGCGAGCCGGCGACCGCCTCGGCCACCGCCTCCACCACGCCCGGCAGCGGGCCGTAGGGCACCTCGTTGCTGGCCAGCTTGATCGCCTCGGGCAGGCCCAGTTCCCGGGCCAGGTCGGCCGGGCTGCGGCCGGGCACGTAGTTGGGCAGCGCGTCGAGGTCGGCACGGGTCAGCCGCAGCGGCGGCTGGTGACGTCCGGCGTCGGTCATGGGGTGTCTCCCGGGGGGTCGGCACGGTCGTGCGGGGCGGTACGGGTGGCGGGGCCGCCGGAGCGCGGCACCTGCACCACCACGGTCTGGGCGCGTTTGTCGTGCAGCGCCTGGCGGAGCGGATGGTCGAAGAGCGCCGAGACGGCGTCGACGAACTGGAGCAGCAGGCCGAAGCCGCAGCAGTACCAGAGCAGGGTGGGCAGGCCCATCGTGCTCCACCGCCGGGTCGCCCGGCCGAAGCCGAGCGGCTGGTCGGCCTCGACCGGCACCGCCCGGACCCGCATCACCCGCTTGCCGAAGGTCTGCCCCCGGGCCGCCATCGACGGCACCTCGTAGGCGAACCAGAGCGCGGTGGCGATAAGCAGGATGGCGATCTGGAGGCCGGCGGCCTGCTCACCCGGCTGTGGCAGCCCGTCGGTGGAGGTGTTGCCGGCCAGCGACCGGCGTACCGACTCCCGCAGGTAGGGCGAGATCTCCTCGACGTACCGCCAGACGAACCAGCCGTTGACCAGGGCGTTGAGCAGGAACACCGCACCGAAGTCGATCAGGCGGGCCACCAGCCGGGCCCCGTACGAGGCCAGCGGCAGCCCGTGCGGGCGCGGCTCGGGCGGTCGTCCCGGCCAGCCGGGGTAGGGCCAGCCGGGCGGGGGTCCCTGCGCCGGGCCGTGGCCGGGCGGCTGTCCGGGGCCCCACTGCCCCGGGCCCCACTGTCCGGGGGCGGGCTGTGCCGGGCCCCACTGTCCGGGGGCGGGCTGTCCCGGCGGGCCCGTCGGGTGACCGGGGTGTGGCGCAGGGCCGGCACCGGGGACGGCACCGGTCGGGGCGGAGGTGGGCGCCGACGGGGGGACCGGGGCCGGTTCGGCCGGCGGCGGACCCTCGGGCGGGGTGGCGTCGACCGGGATCGGCGCGCCGATCCACCCCTCGCCGTCCCAGTACCGTCTGGTCTCCGGGTCGGCGGGGTCGACGTACCAGCCAGGTTGCACGCTCACCGGGTCATCACGCTCACGCTCACGGTGCAACCTTAACGACGACGGTGCCCGCGAACTTGTCGTGCAGGCACTGCTGCCAGGGCTTGTCCCAGAGTTGCCAGAAGCCGTCGAGATAGTTGAGGAAGGGCACCAGCGAGCCGGCCACGAACTCGATCAGGTAGCGCTTGCCGGCCATCCCCCGGGTGAGGGTCCGGGCCGGGTCCACCGGCACGATCCGGATCTTCATCGCCTTCTTGCCGAGCGTCTGACCCGTCCGGTGCGCGTACTCGACGTGGTAGAGCCAGTAGAGGGCCAGCATGACCAGCATCAGCCCCAGCTCGGCGAGGAAGATGGGCACGAAGAACTCGCCCATCATCCGGGCCGGGTCCGGCTCGGCCAGCCGGCCGTCGGCGTCGTAGCGGGTCATCTCGTCGATCATCCGCTGGAAGAGCCAGATGACGACCGGCACGAAGAGCACGACCGTGACCAGGGACGCCAGCGCGGTGTCGATGATCCAGGCGAGCAGCCGGTCGGCGAAGCTGGCCAGCGGCTGCCCGTTCGGCGCCACCGGGGGCGGGGCGAGGACGGGGTACGGCGGCCGGGCCGGGCCGGGCGCCGGATAGGCCGGGACCCCGGCGTACGTCGGCGGGACGTGCTGCGTCGGCGGGACGTACCCCTGGGGGGCGCCGGGCGGCGTGCCGCCGCCGCCCGTGGGCGAGGGCCCGACGGGCGGCGGCGTGGTGTTCGGAGGCTGCGTCACGCTCGACAGTGTTACAGGTTGCCGCGCGCTTCCTGCTCCCGCTCGATCGCCTCGAAGAGGGCCTTGAAGTTGCCCTTGCCGAAGCCCAGCGAGCCGTGCCGCTCGATCAGCTCGAAGAAGACGGTCGGGCGGTCCTGCACCGGCTTGGTGAAGATCTGGAGCAGGTAGCCGTCCTCGTCCCGGTCGACCAGGATCTTGCGGGCCTTCAGCTCCTCGATCGGCACCCGGACGTTGCCGATCCGGGCGCGCAGCTCCGGGTCGTCGTAGTACGAGTCGGGGGTGTCCAGGAACTCGACGCCCGCGGCCCGCATCGCGTCGACGCTGGCCAGGATGTCGTTGGTGGCGACGGCGATGTGCTGGGCACCCGGGCCCTGGTAGAACTCCAGGTACTCGTCGATCTGCGACTTCTTGCGGGCGATCGCCGGCTCGTTGAGCGGGAACTTGACCTTGCGGGTGCCGCTCGCCACGACCTTGCTCATCAGCGCCGAGTAGTCGGTGGCGATGTCGTCGCCGATGAACTCGGCCATGTTG
This genomic interval from Micromonospora sp. CCTCC AA 2012012 contains the following:
- a CDS encoding RDD family protein, translating into MTQPPNTTPPPVGPSPTGGGGTPPGAPQGYVPPTQHVPPTYAGVPAYPAPGPARPPYPVLAPPPVAPNGQPLASFADRLLAWIIDTALASLVTVVLFVPVVIWLFQRMIDEMTRYDADGRLAEPDPARMMGEFFVPIFLAELGLMLVMLALYWLYHVEYAHRTGQTLGKKAMKIRIVPVDPARTLTRGMAGKRYLIEFVAGSLVPFLNYLDGFWQLWDKPWQQCLHDKFAGTVVVKVAP
- a CDS encoding RDD family protein, whose protein sequence is MSVQPGWYVDPADPETRRYWDGEGWIGAPIPVDATPPEGPPPAEPAPVPPSAPTSAPTGAVPGAGPAPHPGHPTGPPGQPAPGQWGPAQPAPGQWGPGQWGPGQPPGHGPAQGPPPGWPYPGWPGRPPEPRPHGLPLASYGARLVARLIDFGAVFLLNALVNGWFVWRYVEEISPYLRESVRRSLAGNTSTDGLPQPGEQAAGLQIAILLIATALWFAYEVPSMAARGQTFGKRVMRVRAVPVEADQPLGFGRATRRWSTMGLPTLLWYCCGFGLLLQFVDAVSALFDHPLRQALHDKRAQTVVVQVPRSGGPATRTAPHDRADPPGDTP
- the hisC gene encoding histidinol-phosphate transaminase is translated as MTDAGRHQPPLRLTRADLDALPNYVPGRSPADLARELGLPEAIKLASNEVPYGPLPGVVEAVAEAVAGSHRYPDMGVVALRQALADRYGVHVDQVATGCGSVALAEHLVRSTCLPGDEVLYSWRSFEAYPIIAATSGASSVRVPNDAGHGHDLASMAAAVTDRTRMILVCNPNNPTGTSVRKAELDRFLDAVPDDVLVVIDEAYREFVTDPEVPDGLTYLDRPNVVVLRTLSKAWGLAGLRIGFLVAAPAVAAAVRKVVTPFSTSMAAQAGALAALAQADEVERRCALVIAERDRVTEALRKFVPDVPSSQANFVWLPLGNRAVDFGKACEARGVIVRPFAGDGVRVTIGTPAENDAFLAAAEAALT